One segment of Neoarius graeffei isolate fNeoGra1 chromosome 20, fNeoGra1.pri, whole genome shotgun sequence DNA contains the following:
- the wipi1 gene encoding WD repeat domain phosphoinositide-interacting protein 1 isoform X1, protein MESGDGGGGARGPALRCASFNQDSTSLAVGTKEGYRLFSVTAVDKLECIHESAENPDVYIVERLFSSSLVVVVSHSMPRRMNVYHFKKGTEICNYSYSNSILAVRLNRQRLVVCLEESIYIHNIKDMKLLKTLLNTPPNPSGLCALSINHSNSYLAYPGSATIGEIIVYDGNNLSTVTVIPAHDSQLAALTFNASGTKLASASERGTVIRVFSIPEGQRLFEFRRGMKRYVNISSLSFSPDAQFLCASSNTETVHIFKLEQHGHGREEENPSWSAYVGKMFSAASSYLPAQVSGMMSQDRAFATVRLNTHGHKHTCTLTTIQKLPRLLVASSQGQLFIYNIDPQDGGECTLVHTHRLLGSEEEAEASEGSPAPSYAAATAAIGTCGPISAMLTGYSEDGGVLKGEVIPEHEFAAGPVRLDDETEFPPINRCLGGSRRGRTGRP, encoded by the exons ttCACTGGCTGTGGGTACAAAGGAAGGTTACAGGCTGTTCTCTGTCACCGCCGTGGATAAACTGGAATGTATTCACGAAAGCG CAGAGAATCCGGACGTCTACATTGTGGAACGTTTGTTCTCCAGCagcctggtggtggtggtgagtcATTCGATGCCACGCCGCATGAACGTCTATCACTTCAAGAAAGGAACAGAAATCTGCAACTACAGCTACTCCAACTCCATCCTCGCCGTGCGCCTCAACCGACAG agGCTGGTGGTTTGTCTGGAAGAGTCCATTTACATCCACAACATCAAGGACATGAAGCTTCTGAAGACTCTTCTGAATACACCACCCAACCCCTCAG GTCTCTGCGCTCTCTCCATCAACCATTCCAACTCTTACCTGGCGTATCCTGGCAGTGCCACCATCGGAGAAATCATCGTCTATGATGGCAACAATCTG AGCACGGTGACCGTGATTCCAGCTCACGACAGTCAGTTAGCTGCTCTCACCTTTAATGCCTCAGGCACCAAACTGGCCAGCGCCTCAGAGAGG GGCACAGTGATCCGAGTGTTCTCCATTCCAGAGGGACAGAGACTGTTTGAGTTCCGTAGAGGAATGAAAAG atatGTGAACATCAGCTCTCTGTCCTTCAGTCCTGATGCTCAGTTCCTGTGCGCCTCGAGCAATACTGAGACTGTCCACATCTTCAAACTCGAACAGCATGGACATGG cagggaGGAGGAGAACCCCTCATGGTCAGCATACGTGGGGAAGATGTTTTCGGCGGCGAGCAGCTACCTGCCTGCACAGGTTTCAGGAATGATGAGTCAGGATCGCGCGTTCGCCACGGTCCGCCTCAACACGCACGGCCACAAACACACCTGCACTTTAACAAC AATCCAGAAGCTTCCGCGGCTCCTCGTAGCCTCGTCCCAAGGGCAGCTCTTTATTTATAACATTGACCCTCAGGATGGGGGCGAATGCACGCTGgtccacacacacag GTTGTTAGGATCTGAAGAGGAGGCCGAGGCGTCCGAGGGATCTCCGGCTCCTTCCTACGCCGCTGCCACCGCGGCCATCGGCACCTGTGGACCCATCTCTGCCATGCTCACCG GATATTCCGAGGATGGAGGAGTGCTGAAAGGCGAAGTGATTCCCGAGCACGAGTTCGCCGCCGGTCCCGTGCGTCTGGACGACGAGACCGAGTTTCCTCCA
- the wipi1 gene encoding WD repeat domain phosphoinositide-interacting protein 1 isoform X3: MESGDGGGGARGPALRCASFNQDSTSLAVGTKEGYRLFSVTAVDKLECIHESAENPDVYIVERLFSSSLVVVVSHSMPRRMNVYHFKKGTEICNYSYSNSILAVRLNRQRLVVCLEESIYIHNIKDMKLLKTLLNTPPNPSGLCALSINHSNSYLAYPGSATIGEIIVYDGNNLSTVTVIPAHDSQLAALTFNASGTKLASASERGTVIRVFSIPEGQRLFEFRRGMKRYVNISSLSFSPDAQFLCASSNTETVHIFKLEQHGHGEEENPSWSAYVGKMFSAASSYLPAQVSGMMSQDRAFATVRLNTHGHKHTCTLTTIQKLPRLLVASSQGQLFIYNIDPQDGGECTLVHTHRLLGSEEEAEASEGSPAPSYAAATAAIGTCGPISAMLTGYSEDGGVLKGEVIPEHEFAAGPVRLDDETEFPPINRCLGGSRRGRTGRP; the protein is encoded by the exons ttCACTGGCTGTGGGTACAAAGGAAGGTTACAGGCTGTTCTCTGTCACCGCCGTGGATAAACTGGAATGTATTCACGAAAGCG CAGAGAATCCGGACGTCTACATTGTGGAACGTTTGTTCTCCAGCagcctggtggtggtggtgagtcATTCGATGCCACGCCGCATGAACGTCTATCACTTCAAGAAAGGAACAGAAATCTGCAACTACAGCTACTCCAACTCCATCCTCGCCGTGCGCCTCAACCGACAG agGCTGGTGGTTTGTCTGGAAGAGTCCATTTACATCCACAACATCAAGGACATGAAGCTTCTGAAGACTCTTCTGAATACACCACCCAACCCCTCAG GTCTCTGCGCTCTCTCCATCAACCATTCCAACTCTTACCTGGCGTATCCTGGCAGTGCCACCATCGGAGAAATCATCGTCTATGATGGCAACAATCTG AGCACGGTGACCGTGATTCCAGCTCACGACAGTCAGTTAGCTGCTCTCACCTTTAATGCCTCAGGCACCAAACTGGCCAGCGCCTCAGAGAGG GGCACAGTGATCCGAGTGTTCTCCATTCCAGAGGGACAGAGACTGTTTGAGTTCCGTAGAGGAATGAAAAG atatGTGAACATCAGCTCTCTGTCCTTCAGTCCTGATGCTCAGTTCCTGTGCGCCTCGAGCAATACTGAGACTGTCCACATCTTCAAACTCGAACAGCATGGACATGG ggaGGAGGAGAACCCCTCATGGTCAGCATACGTGGGGAAGATGTTTTCGGCGGCGAGCAGCTACCTGCCTGCACAGGTTTCAGGAATGATGAGTCAGGATCGCGCGTTCGCCACGGTCCGCCTCAACACGCACGGCCACAAACACACCTGCACTTTAACAAC AATCCAGAAGCTTCCGCGGCTCCTCGTAGCCTCGTCCCAAGGGCAGCTCTTTATTTATAACATTGACCCTCAGGATGGGGGCGAATGCACGCTGgtccacacacacag GTTGTTAGGATCTGAAGAGGAGGCCGAGGCGTCCGAGGGATCTCCGGCTCCTTCCTACGCCGCTGCCACCGCGGCCATCGGCACCTGTGGACCCATCTCTGCCATGCTCACCG GATATTCCGAGGATGGAGGAGTGCTGAAAGGCGAAGTGATTCCCGAGCACGAGTTCGCCGCCGGTCCCGTGCGTCTGGACGACGAGACCGAGTTTCCTCCA
- the wipi1 gene encoding WD repeat domain phosphoinositide-interacting protein 1 isoform X2 → MESGDGGGGARGPALRCASFNQDSTSLAVGTKEGYRLFSVTAVDKLECIHESENPDVYIVERLFSSSLVVVVSHSMPRRMNVYHFKKGTEICNYSYSNSILAVRLNRQRLVVCLEESIYIHNIKDMKLLKTLLNTPPNPSGLCALSINHSNSYLAYPGSATIGEIIVYDGNNLSTVTVIPAHDSQLAALTFNASGTKLASASERGTVIRVFSIPEGQRLFEFRRGMKRYVNISSLSFSPDAQFLCASSNTETVHIFKLEQHGHGREEENPSWSAYVGKMFSAASSYLPAQVSGMMSQDRAFATVRLNTHGHKHTCTLTTIQKLPRLLVASSQGQLFIYNIDPQDGGECTLVHTHRLLGSEEEAEASEGSPAPSYAAATAAIGTCGPISAMLTGYSEDGGVLKGEVIPEHEFAAGPVRLDDETEFPPINRCLGGSRRGRTGRP, encoded by the exons ttCACTGGCTGTGGGTACAAAGGAAGGTTACAGGCTGTTCTCTGTCACCGCCGTGGATAAACTGGAATGTATTCACGAAAGCG AGAATCCGGACGTCTACATTGTGGAACGTTTGTTCTCCAGCagcctggtggtggtggtgagtcATTCGATGCCACGCCGCATGAACGTCTATCACTTCAAGAAAGGAACAGAAATCTGCAACTACAGCTACTCCAACTCCATCCTCGCCGTGCGCCTCAACCGACAG agGCTGGTGGTTTGTCTGGAAGAGTCCATTTACATCCACAACATCAAGGACATGAAGCTTCTGAAGACTCTTCTGAATACACCACCCAACCCCTCAG GTCTCTGCGCTCTCTCCATCAACCATTCCAACTCTTACCTGGCGTATCCTGGCAGTGCCACCATCGGAGAAATCATCGTCTATGATGGCAACAATCTG AGCACGGTGACCGTGATTCCAGCTCACGACAGTCAGTTAGCTGCTCTCACCTTTAATGCCTCAGGCACCAAACTGGCCAGCGCCTCAGAGAGG GGCACAGTGATCCGAGTGTTCTCCATTCCAGAGGGACAGAGACTGTTTGAGTTCCGTAGAGGAATGAAAAG atatGTGAACATCAGCTCTCTGTCCTTCAGTCCTGATGCTCAGTTCCTGTGCGCCTCGAGCAATACTGAGACTGTCCACATCTTCAAACTCGAACAGCATGGACATGG cagggaGGAGGAGAACCCCTCATGGTCAGCATACGTGGGGAAGATGTTTTCGGCGGCGAGCAGCTACCTGCCTGCACAGGTTTCAGGAATGATGAGTCAGGATCGCGCGTTCGCCACGGTCCGCCTCAACACGCACGGCCACAAACACACCTGCACTTTAACAAC AATCCAGAAGCTTCCGCGGCTCCTCGTAGCCTCGTCCCAAGGGCAGCTCTTTATTTATAACATTGACCCTCAGGATGGGGGCGAATGCACGCTGgtccacacacacag GTTGTTAGGATCTGAAGAGGAGGCCGAGGCGTCCGAGGGATCTCCGGCTCCTTCCTACGCCGCTGCCACCGCGGCCATCGGCACCTGTGGACCCATCTCTGCCATGCTCACCG GATATTCCGAGGATGGAGGAGTGCTGAAAGGCGAAGTGATTCCCGAGCACGAGTTCGCCGCCGGTCCCGTGCGTCTGGACGACGAGACCGAGTTTCCTCCA
- the wipi1 gene encoding WD repeat domain phosphoinositide-interacting protein 1 isoform X7: protein MEAEEPAARHCAAPPLTRTPLHWLWVQRKVTGCSLSPPWINWNVFTKARLVVCLEESIYIHNIKDMKLLKTLLNTPPNPSGLCALSINHSNSYLAYPGSATIGEIIVYDGNNLSTVTVIPAHDSQLAALTFNASGTKLASASERGTVIRVFSIPEGQRLFEFRRGMKRYVNISSLSFSPDAQFLCASSNTETVHIFKLEQHGHGREEENPSWSAYVGKMFSAASSYLPAQVSGMMSQDRAFATVRLNTHGHKHTCTLTTIQKLPRLLVASSQGQLFIYNIDPQDGGECTLVHTHRLLGSEEEAEASEGSPAPSYAAATAAIGTCGPISAMLTGYSEDGGVLKGEVIPEHEFAAGPVRLDDETEFPPINRCLGGSRRGRTGRP, encoded by the exons ttCACTGGCTGTGGGTACAAAGGAAGGTTACAGGCTGTTCTCTGTCACCGCCGTGGATAAACTGGAATGTATTCACGAAAGCG agGCTGGTGGTTTGTCTGGAAGAGTCCATTTACATCCACAACATCAAGGACATGAAGCTTCTGAAGACTCTTCTGAATACACCACCCAACCCCTCAG GTCTCTGCGCTCTCTCCATCAACCATTCCAACTCTTACCTGGCGTATCCTGGCAGTGCCACCATCGGAGAAATCATCGTCTATGATGGCAACAATCTG AGCACGGTGACCGTGATTCCAGCTCACGACAGTCAGTTAGCTGCTCTCACCTTTAATGCCTCAGGCACCAAACTGGCCAGCGCCTCAGAGAGG GGCACAGTGATCCGAGTGTTCTCCATTCCAGAGGGACAGAGACTGTTTGAGTTCCGTAGAGGAATGAAAAG atatGTGAACATCAGCTCTCTGTCCTTCAGTCCTGATGCTCAGTTCCTGTGCGCCTCGAGCAATACTGAGACTGTCCACATCTTCAAACTCGAACAGCATGGACATGG cagggaGGAGGAGAACCCCTCATGGTCAGCATACGTGGGGAAGATGTTTTCGGCGGCGAGCAGCTACCTGCCTGCACAGGTTTCAGGAATGATGAGTCAGGATCGCGCGTTCGCCACGGTCCGCCTCAACACGCACGGCCACAAACACACCTGCACTTTAACAAC AATCCAGAAGCTTCCGCGGCTCCTCGTAGCCTCGTCCCAAGGGCAGCTCTTTATTTATAACATTGACCCTCAGGATGGGGGCGAATGCACGCTGgtccacacacacag GTTGTTAGGATCTGAAGAGGAGGCCGAGGCGTCCGAGGGATCTCCGGCTCCTTCCTACGCCGCTGCCACCGCGGCCATCGGCACCTGTGGACCCATCTCTGCCATGCTCACCG GATATTCCGAGGATGGAGGAGTGCTGAAAGGCGAAGTGATTCCCGAGCACGAGTTCGCCGCCGGTCCCGTGCGTCTGGACGACGAGACCGAGTTTCCTCCA
- the wipi1 gene encoding WD repeat domain phosphoinositide-interacting protein 1 isoform X4, producing the protein MESGDGGGGARGPALRCASFNQDSTSLAVGTKEGYRLFSVTAVDKLECIHESAENPDVYIVERLFSSSLVVVVSHSMPRRMNVYHFKKGTEICNYSYSNSILAVRLNRQRLVVCLEESIYIHNIKDMKLLKTLLNTPPNPSGLCALSINHSNSYLAYPGSATIGEIIVYDGNNLSTVTVIPAHDSQLAALTFNASGTKLASASERGTVIRVFSIPEGQRLFEFRRGMKRYVNISSLSFSPDAQFLCASSNTETVHIFKLEQHGHGREEENPSWSAYVGKMFSAASSYLPAQVSGMMSQDRAFATVRLNTHGHKHTCTLTTIQKLPRLLVASSQGQLFIYNIDPQDGGECTLVHTHRLLGSEEEAEASEGSPAPSYAAATAAIGTCGPISAMLTGYSEDGGVLKGEVIPEHEFAAGPVRLDDETEFPPMPTFHFSKSAL; encoded by the exons ttCACTGGCTGTGGGTACAAAGGAAGGTTACAGGCTGTTCTCTGTCACCGCCGTGGATAAACTGGAATGTATTCACGAAAGCG CAGAGAATCCGGACGTCTACATTGTGGAACGTTTGTTCTCCAGCagcctggtggtggtggtgagtcATTCGATGCCACGCCGCATGAACGTCTATCACTTCAAGAAAGGAACAGAAATCTGCAACTACAGCTACTCCAACTCCATCCTCGCCGTGCGCCTCAACCGACAG agGCTGGTGGTTTGTCTGGAAGAGTCCATTTACATCCACAACATCAAGGACATGAAGCTTCTGAAGACTCTTCTGAATACACCACCCAACCCCTCAG GTCTCTGCGCTCTCTCCATCAACCATTCCAACTCTTACCTGGCGTATCCTGGCAGTGCCACCATCGGAGAAATCATCGTCTATGATGGCAACAATCTG AGCACGGTGACCGTGATTCCAGCTCACGACAGTCAGTTAGCTGCTCTCACCTTTAATGCCTCAGGCACCAAACTGGCCAGCGCCTCAGAGAGG GGCACAGTGATCCGAGTGTTCTCCATTCCAGAGGGACAGAGACTGTTTGAGTTCCGTAGAGGAATGAAAAG atatGTGAACATCAGCTCTCTGTCCTTCAGTCCTGATGCTCAGTTCCTGTGCGCCTCGAGCAATACTGAGACTGTCCACATCTTCAAACTCGAACAGCATGGACATGG cagggaGGAGGAGAACCCCTCATGGTCAGCATACGTGGGGAAGATGTTTTCGGCGGCGAGCAGCTACCTGCCTGCACAGGTTTCAGGAATGATGAGTCAGGATCGCGCGTTCGCCACGGTCCGCCTCAACACGCACGGCCACAAACACACCTGCACTTTAACAAC AATCCAGAAGCTTCCGCGGCTCCTCGTAGCCTCGTCCCAAGGGCAGCTCTTTATTTATAACATTGACCCTCAGGATGGGGGCGAATGCACGCTGgtccacacacacag GTTGTTAGGATCTGAAGAGGAGGCCGAGGCGTCCGAGGGATCTCCGGCTCCTTCCTACGCCGCTGCCACCGCGGCCATCGGCACCTGTGGACCCATCTCTGCCATGCTCACCG GATATTCCGAGGATGGAGGAGTGCTGAAAGGCGAAGTGATTCCCGAGCACGAGTTCGCCGCCGGTCCCGTGCGTCTGGACGACGAGACCGAGTTTCCTCCA
- the wipi1 gene encoding WD repeat domain phosphoinositide-interacting protein 1 isoform X6, with protein sequence MESGDGGGGARGPALRCASFNQDSTSLAVGTKEGYRLFSVTAVDKLECIHESAENPDVYIVERLFSSSLVVVVSHSMPRRMNVYHFKKGTEICNYSYSNSILAVRLNRQRLVVCLEESIYIHNIKDMKLLKTLLNTPPNPSGLCALSINHSNSYLAYPGSATIGEIIVYDGNNLSTVTVIPAHDSQLAALTFNASGTKLASASERGTVIRVFSIPEGQRLFEFRRGMKRYVNISSLSFSPDAQFLCASSNTETVHIFKLEQHGHGREEENPSWSAYVGKMFSAASSYLPAQVSGMMSQDRAFATVRLNTHGHKHTCTLTTIQKLPRLLVASSQGQLFIYNIDPQDGGECTLVHTHRLLGSEEEAEASEGSPAPSYAAATAAIGTCGPISAMLTD encoded by the exons ttCACTGGCTGTGGGTACAAAGGAAGGTTACAGGCTGTTCTCTGTCACCGCCGTGGATAAACTGGAATGTATTCACGAAAGCG CAGAGAATCCGGACGTCTACATTGTGGAACGTTTGTTCTCCAGCagcctggtggtggtggtgagtcATTCGATGCCACGCCGCATGAACGTCTATCACTTCAAGAAAGGAACAGAAATCTGCAACTACAGCTACTCCAACTCCATCCTCGCCGTGCGCCTCAACCGACAG agGCTGGTGGTTTGTCTGGAAGAGTCCATTTACATCCACAACATCAAGGACATGAAGCTTCTGAAGACTCTTCTGAATACACCACCCAACCCCTCAG GTCTCTGCGCTCTCTCCATCAACCATTCCAACTCTTACCTGGCGTATCCTGGCAGTGCCACCATCGGAGAAATCATCGTCTATGATGGCAACAATCTG AGCACGGTGACCGTGATTCCAGCTCACGACAGTCAGTTAGCTGCTCTCACCTTTAATGCCTCAGGCACCAAACTGGCCAGCGCCTCAGAGAGG GGCACAGTGATCCGAGTGTTCTCCATTCCAGAGGGACAGAGACTGTTTGAGTTCCGTAGAGGAATGAAAAG atatGTGAACATCAGCTCTCTGTCCTTCAGTCCTGATGCTCAGTTCCTGTGCGCCTCGAGCAATACTGAGACTGTCCACATCTTCAAACTCGAACAGCATGGACATGG cagggaGGAGGAGAACCCCTCATGGTCAGCATACGTGGGGAAGATGTTTTCGGCGGCGAGCAGCTACCTGCCTGCACAGGTTTCAGGAATGATGAGTCAGGATCGCGCGTTCGCCACGGTCCGCCTCAACACGCACGGCCACAAACACACCTGCACTTTAACAAC AATCCAGAAGCTTCCGCGGCTCCTCGTAGCCTCGTCCCAAGGGCAGCTCTTTATTTATAACATTGACCCTCAGGATGGGGGCGAATGCACGCTGgtccacacacacag GTTGTTAGGATCTGAAGAGGAGGCCGAGGCGTCCGAGGGATCTCCGGCTCCTTCCTACGCCGCTGCCACCGCGGCCATCGGCACCTGTGGACCCATCTCTGCCATGCTCACCG